A DNA window from Providencia huaxiensis contains the following coding sequences:
- a CDS encoding SDR family oxidoreductase, which translates to MAISIENKVAAITGAASGIGLECARTLIKAGAKVVLIDRAEERLNQLVEELGENAIPLVVDLMKPEQVDGMLDAILQKAGRLDIFHANAGAYIGGPVAEGDPDVWDKVLNLNINAAFRCVRAVLPHFIAQKSGDVLFTSSIAGVVPVIWEPIYTASKFAVQAFVHSTRRQVSEHGVRVGAVLPGPVVTALLDDWPKEKMEEALANGSLMQPIEVAEAVLFMLTRPRNVTIRDLVIVPNSVDL; encoded by the coding sequence ATGGCCATTTCTATTGAGAACAAAGTCGCAGCAATTACCGGAGCTGCTTCAGGTATCGGTCTTGAATGTGCACGTACACTAATTAAAGCAGGCGCAAAAGTCGTTTTAATTGACCGCGCAGAAGAGCGATTAAACCAACTTGTTGAAGAATTAGGTGAAAACGCGATCCCATTAGTTGTCGACCTAATGAAACCAGAACAAGTTGATGGAATGTTAGATGCCATCTTACAAAAAGCTGGCCGTTTAGATATTTTCCATGCTAACGCCGGTGCCTATATTGGTGGCCCTGTTGCTGAGGGTGACCCAGATGTGTGGGATAAGGTATTAAATTTAAACATTAATGCGGCTTTCCGTTGTGTCCGCGCGGTGTTACCTCATTTTATTGCCCAAAAATCCGGTGATGTATTATTCACCAGTTCAATTGCTGGTGTTGTCCCCGTGATCTGGGAACCGATTTACACCGCATCAAAATTTGCTGTTCAAGCCTTCGTCCATTCAACGCGCCGCCAAGTCTCTGAACATGGTGTTCGTGTTGGTGCAGTATTACCCGGCCCTGTTGTCACTGCCTTACTCGATGATTGGCCAAAAGAAAAAATGGAAGAAGCCTTAGCAAATGGTAGCTTAATGCAACCGATTGAAGTCGCTGAAGCCGTATTATTTATGTTAACTCGCCCACGCAATGTCACTATTCGTGACCTTGTTATTGTGCCAAACAGTGTTGATCTCTAA
- the rpiB gene encoding ribose 5-phosphate isomerase B, producing the protein MLSIAIGADDAAFEMKDLIKAHLAALNIEVTDYCLNTGVADEMYPDVAHAVATAIVQGKHQRGILICGTGIGMSIVANKVTGIRAALCHDTYSAERAQKSNDAQIITFGARVIGPELAKTIVDTWLASHYEGGRSAPKVARISEYENGER; encoded by the coding sequence ATGCTATCTATTGCTATTGGCGCGGATGACGCTGCATTTGAAATGAAAGATTTGATTAAGGCTCACTTAGCAGCATTAAACATTGAAGTGACTGATTACTGTTTAAATACAGGGGTTGCAGATGAAATGTACCCTGATGTTGCCCATGCGGTTGCAACTGCAATCGTACAAGGTAAGCACCAGCGCGGTATTCTAATTTGTGGTACCGGAATTGGTATGTCCATTGTTGCCAATAAAGTTACAGGGATCCGTGCAGCACTGTGCCATGACACATACTCCGCTGAGCGAGCTCAGAAAAGTAATGACGCGCAAATTATTACCTTTGGGGCACGAGTGATTGGCCCTGAACTGGCTAAAACCATTGTCGACACATGGCTAGCTTCCCATTATGAAGGGGGACGGTCAGCGCCGAAAGTGGCTCGAATCAGTGAGTATGAAAATGGGGAACGTTAG
- the tkt gene encoding transketolase, whose translation MSTQPQNKLANAIRFLSIDAVQQANSGHPGAPMGMADIAEVLWRDYLQHNPADPHWPNRDRFVLSNGHASMLLYSLLHLTGYELSIDDLKQFRQLHSKTPGHPELGYTPGVETTTGPLGQGIANAVGMAIAEKTLAATFNRSGFPVVDHYTYTFLGDGCLMEGISHEVCSLAGTLKLNKLIAFYDDNRISIDGDVEGWFTDNTAKRFEAYGWHVIRSINGHSRPAIKAAIEQARQQTSKPTLIICRTTIGYGSPNKAGTADSHGAPLGQDEITLTRQQLGWAYPPFVIPDEIYQPWNALERGAEQQLRWEQALREYAKQYPELAEQLTQRLSNQLPEKFTDIIDNFIQQLNDNPATIATRKASQNTLNIIGPVLSELIGGSADLAPSNLTYWSGSQPINEQPSGNYIHYGVREFGMTAIANGIALHGGFRPYTATFLMFSEYAQNAVRMAALMKLPQILIYTHDSIGLGEDGPTHQPVEQLVSLRATPNLSVWRPCCQVETAVAWKQAIIHQQKPTALVLSRQNLIQYSRTAEQLANIARGGYILRSNSETPELLLIATGSEVTLAVEAWKQLTEQGFHVNVISMPSTDTFDQQPLEYQQRVLPNHVRHRIAIEASISDYWRKYVGIDGLVMGMNSFGESAPASKLFEYFGFTVEKLITMSRSLLKPND comes from the coding sequence ATGTCCACTCAACCACAAAATAAATTAGCCAATGCCATTCGATTTCTTTCAATAGATGCCGTACAACAAGCCAATTCAGGCCACCCTGGAGCCCCAATGGGAATGGCTGATATTGCTGAAGTTCTTTGGCGAGATTATTTACAGCACAACCCCGCAGACCCACATTGGCCTAACCGTGACCGCTTTGTATTATCAAACGGCCATGCCTCAATGCTGCTCTATAGTTTGCTTCATTTAACAGGCTATGAGTTATCCATTGATGATTTAAAACAGTTCCGACAACTCCATTCCAAAACACCGGGTCACCCTGAATTAGGCTATACCCCCGGTGTTGAAACCACGACAGGCCCGCTGGGGCAAGGTATCGCCAATGCGGTTGGTATGGCAATCGCAGAAAAAACCCTAGCGGCTACGTTTAATCGCTCGGGGTTCCCCGTTGTTGACCACTATACCTATACATTTTTAGGTGATGGCTGTTTAATGGAAGGGATCTCCCATGAAGTGTGTTCATTAGCAGGAACATTAAAACTCAATAAACTCATTGCGTTTTATGATGACAACCGCATTTCTATTGATGGAGATGTGGAAGGCTGGTTTACCGATAATACCGCAAAGCGTTTTGAAGCCTATGGCTGGCATGTAATTAGATCAATTAATGGGCATTCGCGCCCTGCGATTAAAGCGGCTATCGAACAAGCACGCCAACAAACCTCGAAACCCACACTCATTATCTGCAGAACCACGATTGGTTATGGTTCGCCCAATAAAGCCGGTACCGCAGATTCTCATGGTGCTCCTCTCGGACAAGATGAAATAACACTGACTCGCCAACAACTCGGTTGGGCGTATCCGCCTTTTGTGATCCCTGATGAAATATACCAACCTTGGAATGCCTTAGAACGTGGTGCTGAACAGCAATTACGTTGGGAACAAGCACTACGAGAATACGCCAAACAATACCCAGAACTCGCAGAGCAACTAACGCAACGATTATCCAATCAACTCCCTGAAAAATTTACAGATATCATTGATAACTTCATTCAACAATTAAATGATAACCCGGCAACGATAGCTACACGTAAAGCGTCACAAAATACACTCAATATTATTGGTCCTGTTTTATCTGAATTAATCGGTGGCTCCGCAGACTTAGCCCCAAGCAACCTGACTTATTGGTCTGGGTCACAGCCAATTAATGAACAACCTTCAGGCAACTATATTCACTATGGCGTCAGAGAGTTTGGTATGACCGCCATTGCCAATGGCATTGCATTACATGGCGGTTTTCGCCCTTACACGGCAACTTTCTTGATGTTCTCTGAATATGCACAAAATGCCGTGAGAATGGCTGCGTTAATGAAATTGCCACAAATTCTTATTTATACTCACGATTCAATTGGCTTAGGTGAAGATGGTCCAACACACCAACCCGTTGAGCAACTTGTTTCGCTGCGTGCCACGCCTAATTTGTCGGTATGGCGCCCTTGTTGCCAAGTAGAAACCGCTGTGGCTTGGAAACAGGCTATCATTCATCAACAAAAGCCAACTGCACTTGTATTATCCCGCCAAAATCTAATTCAATATTCACGAACAGCCGAACAGCTCGCTAATATTGCGCGTGGTGGATATATTTTGCGCAGCAATAGTGAGACGCCTGAATTACTATTAATTGCTACTGGTTCTGAAGTCACATTAGCGGTTGAAGCATGGAAGCAACTGACTGAACAAGGTTTTCATGTAAATGTTATTTCGATGCCATCAACAGATACCTTTGACCAACAACCCTTAGAGTACCAGCAGCGCGTTTTGCCAAATCATGTTCGCCATCGTATTGCTATCGAAGCCAGTATTAGTGATTACTGGCGTAAATATGTAGGGATTGATGGATTAGTTATGGGAATGAACAGTTTTGGAGAATCAGCCCCTGCAAGTAAATTGTTTGAATATTTTGGGTTTACCGTAGAAAAGCTTATTACTATGTCACGTTCATTATTAAAACCTAATGATTAA
- a CDS encoding LacI family DNA-binding transcriptional regulator, giving the protein MTKIRQNKKTTIYDLAELAGVSASAVSAILNGNWQKRRISAQLAEKVIRIAEEQNYAVNKQASLLRSNKSKIIGMLVPKYDNRYFGSIVEHFEEMARERGLFPIITCTRRDPELEIEAARAMISYQVDWLISTGATNPDKITEICQASGVSTLNLDLPGSLAPSVISDNYLGAKNLTQRILSKNKPQTSINEALIFIGGREHDHNTRERIRGFIDAHNEKGITVPQENILACGYAPEKAEKALSQFFEQNSNDPQKIVKCGLFINSTISLEGVIDWLGKKGYIGSHQPHLGCFDWDPFVALLGNDIEMVKQDVPTMLNHIFKLIDNENSKAQLIEVLPVGVVKG; this is encoded by the coding sequence GTGACAAAGATCAGACAAAATAAGAAAACAACGATCTATGACCTTGCTGAATTAGCCGGAGTTTCAGCGAGTGCAGTGAGTGCAATACTTAATGGTAATTGGCAAAAAAGGCGAATTAGTGCACAGCTTGCTGAAAAAGTGATCCGCATCGCCGAAGAACAAAATTATGCAGTCAATAAGCAAGCTAGCTTGTTGCGCAGTAATAAATCCAAAATAATCGGTATGTTAGTCCCGAAATATGACAACCGCTACTTTGGCTCTATTGTCGAACATTTTGAGGAAATGGCGCGTGAAAGAGGGCTGTTTCCAATCATTACCTGCACGCGACGTGACCCTGAGTTAGAAATAGAAGCCGCGCGCGCAATGATCTCTTATCAGGTGGATTGGTTGATTTCAACGGGGGCAACGAATCCAGATAAAATTACCGAAATTTGCCAAGCTTCGGGGGTTTCAACCTTAAATTTAGACTTACCGGGCTCGTTGGCGCCTTCGGTTATTTCAGATAACTATCTTGGTGCAAAAAATTTAACTCAACGTATTTTAAGTAAAAATAAGCCTCAAACATCAATAAATGAAGCCTTAATTTTCATTGGTGGTCGTGAACATGACCACAATACACGTGAACGTATTCGTGGGTTTATTGATGCACATAATGAAAAAGGTATCACGGTTCCACAAGAAAATATTTTGGCTTGTGGTTATGCCCCCGAAAAAGCAGAAAAAGCGCTTTCTCAGTTTTTTGAACAGAATAGTAATGATCCACAGAAAATAGTGAAATGCGGTTTATTTATTAATTCAACCATTTCATTAGAAGGGGTTATTGATTGGTTAGGTAAAAAGGGGTATATCGGTTCGCACCAACCTCATTTAGGCTGTTTTGACTGGGATCCCTTTGTTGCACTTTTAGGTAATGACATCGAAATGGTCAAACAGGATGTGCCAACGATGCTAAATCATATTTTTAAGTTGATAGATAATGAAAATAGCAAAGCACAATTAATTGAAGTGCTACCTGTGGGGGTGGTCAAAGGGTGA
- a CDS encoding MDR/zinc-dependent alcohol dehydrogenase-like family protein, giving the protein MCEHCDSKATMSAGIPEKMKAVVAYAPKDYRLETVDVPKISEEEILVRVEACGICAGDVKAFEGAPSFWGDAEQPAYIKAPMIPGHEFIGHVVGFGSKVEGFALGDRVISEQIVPCWECRFCKRGEYWMCEKHDLYGFQNNVNGGMAQYMKFTKEAINYHVPVEMPIEDAILIEPYACSLHAVQRANVKLGDVVVLSGAGTLGLGMIGAIKKSGAGKLVVLDLFDKRLELAKEFGADIVLNPKRDDVDKIVKEMTEGYGCDIYIEATGAPKSVEQGLKMIRKLGTFVEFSVFKDPVTVDWSIISDRKELDLLGSHLGPYCYPLVIEGIGNGDFPTKGVVTDILPLDKFAEGFSMMAKGDPHIKVVLDPNL; this is encoded by the coding sequence ATGTGTGAACACTGTGATTCAAAAGCAACGATGAGCGCAGGCATTCCAGAAAAAATGAAAGCCGTGGTTGCTTATGCACCAAAAGACTACCGTTTAGAAACTGTCGATGTCCCTAAAATTAGTGAAGAAGAAATTTTGGTTCGCGTAGAAGCTTGTGGTATCTGCGCGGGTGATGTGAAGGCTTTTGAAGGTGCTCCTAGTTTTTGGGGTGATGCAGAACAGCCCGCTTATATCAAAGCGCCAATGATCCCAGGGCATGAATTTATTGGCCATGTTGTAGGCTTTGGCTCAAAAGTTGAAGGTTTTGCATTAGGTGACCGTGTTATTTCTGAGCAAATCGTACCTTGTTGGGAATGCCGCTTTTGTAAACGCGGTGAATACTGGATGTGTGAAAAACATGACTTGTATGGCTTCCAAAACAATGTGAATGGCGGTATGGCGCAATATATGAAGTTCACCAAAGAAGCCATCAACTACCATGTGCCTGTTGAGATGCCAATCGAAGATGCCATTTTGATTGAACCTTACGCCTGTTCTTTACATGCCGTGCAGCGCGCTAATGTCAAGTTGGGTGATGTTGTCGTGCTTTCAGGGGCTGGAACATTAGGTCTCGGTATGATTGGAGCGATTAAAAAATCGGGTGCTGGTAAGTTAGTCGTTCTGGATTTATTTGATAAACGCCTTGAATTAGCAAAAGAATTTGGTGCCGATATCGTATTAAACCCTAAACGTGATGATGTAGACAAAATTGTCAAAGAGATGACTGAAGGTTATGGCTGTGACATTTACATTGAAGCTACTGGGGCGCCTAAATCGGTAGAGCAAGGCCTTAAGATGATCCGTAAATTAGGTACTTTTGTTGAGTTTTCTGTATTTAAAGACCCAGTGACCGTGGACTGGAGCATCATCAGTGACCGTAAAGAACTGGATTTATTAGGTTCTCACCTTGGCCCATATTGCTACCCATTAGTGATTGAAGGTATTGGTAATGGCGATTTCCCAACCAAGGGGGTTGTGACGGATATTTTACCTTTAGATAAATTTGCGGAAGGTTTTTCGATGATGGCGAAAGGCGACCCGCACATTAAAGTGGTTCTCGACCCGAACCTGTAG
- a CDS encoding SDR family oxidoreductase, translated as MKKFSGYSTNFSLDGKVALITGGAAGIGFAIAQLYVEKGAKVTLIDKSDKVIKTAEKLGNSIGIQCDITNSEAVSQMVKQVVEHYGTLDIVVNSAGIVALAPAENLSESDWDLTMNVNLKGTFLVCQAAGNVMINNGKGKIINMASQAGVIALDQHAAYCASKAAIIGLTQVLALEWSPKGIQTNAISPTIVMTELGKKAWEGKKGDEMKEKIPARRFAEPSEIAACALFLASDASDMITGHNLVIDGGYSIQ; from the coding sequence ATGAAAAAATTTAGTGGCTATAGCACCAACTTTTCACTCGATGGCAAAGTTGCATTAATTACAGGGGGAGCAGCAGGTATTGGTTTCGCGATTGCTCAATTGTATGTTGAAAAAGGGGCTAAAGTCACCTTAATCGACAAGTCAGATAAAGTGATAAAAACTGCGGAAAAATTAGGGAATTCAATTGGTATTCAATGTGATATTACAAATTCTGAGGCAGTTTCTCAGATGGTAAAACAGGTTGTTGAGCATTATGGTACGTTAGATATTGTCGTCAATAGTGCAGGGATAGTCGCACTTGCTCCCGCGGAAAATTTAAGTGAATCAGACTGGGACTTAACCATGAATGTGAATTTAAAAGGGACTTTTTTGGTTTGCCAGGCTGCAGGTAATGTAATGATTAATAATGGAAAAGGGAAGATTATTAATATGGCATCTCAAGCTGGGGTGATTGCCTTAGACCAACATGCAGCCTACTGTGCCAGTAAAGCAGCGATTATTGGTTTAACCCAAGTATTAGCACTTGAGTGGAGCCCAAAAGGTATACAAACCAACGCCATTTCTCCAACGATTGTCATGACTGAACTCGGTAAAAAAGCGTGGGAAGGTAAAAAAGGTGATGAAATGAAAGAAAAAATTCCTGCAAGGCGTTTTGCGGAGCCATCTGAAATTGCCGCATGTGCGTTATTTTTGGCCAGTGATGCATCTGATATGATTACAGGTCATAATTTAGTAATTGATGGTGGTTATAGTATCCAATAA
- a CDS encoding FGGY-family carbohydrate kinase, with product MKDNDKVVIGIDVGTGSARAGVFDMSGNMLASAKRDITLFRDNANFAEQSSNEIWEAVCYCVKQAIASSTVKPQQVAGIGFDATCSLVVIGSDKQPITVSPSNDPERNIIVWMDHRATEQAERINQLKHPVLNYVGGKISPEMETPKILWLKENLRQSYDNAWQFFDLADFLTWKSTNSLARSTCTVTCKWTYLAHEKRWDEDYFQQIGLSELADENFARIGQLIVEPGTPCGEGLTEAAAQQMGLLAGTPVAAGMIDAHAGGIGTVGVNGDATANMAYVFGTSSCTMTTTKEPVFIPGVWGPYFSAMVPGMWLNEGGQSAAGAAIDQLLSLHPAFAQAKLTAKEQGKPLPVMLADLVLEKASSPSQSVELAEKIHVVPEFLGNRAPFADPHARAVIAGLTMDNSMENLLSFYVAGVCGIGYGLRQIIEAQANSGAAIENIVVSGGAGQHPLIRQLLADACGVPVISTQASEPVLLGSAILGAVAGKVCEDVAQAMDQFSAIDLTYQANNAYKTRHDARFASFLHLQQCARELKG from the coding sequence ATAAAAGATAACGATAAAGTCGTTATTGGTATCGATGTTGGCACAGGCAGTGCTCGCGCAGGTGTCTTTGACATGTCAGGCAATATGTTAGCCTCTGCCAAACGTGATATTACGCTATTTCGTGACAATGCCAATTTTGCAGAGCAATCAAGTAACGAAATTTGGGAAGCTGTTTGTTATTGTGTCAAGCAAGCAATAGCATCATCAACAGTAAAACCACAACAAGTTGCAGGTATTGGCTTTGATGCAACCTGCTCACTGGTTGTCATTGGTTCAGATAAACAGCCTATTACTGTTAGCCCATCGAATGACCCTGAGCGCAACATTATTGTGTGGATGGACCACCGTGCGACAGAGCAAGCTGAGCGCATTAATCAATTAAAACACCCTGTTCTAAATTATGTTGGCGGTAAGATTTCGCCTGAAATGGAAACGCCTAAGATTTTATGGCTAAAAGAAAATTTACGTCAATCCTATGATAACGCATGGCAATTTTTTGATTTAGCCGATTTTTTAACATGGAAATCGACTAACTCCTTAGCTCGCTCAACCTGTACTGTCACCTGCAAGTGGACATATCTTGCCCATGAGAAACGCTGGGATGAGGATTACTTTCAACAGATTGGTTTATCTGAACTAGCAGATGAGAATTTCGCACGTATTGGCCAGCTTATTGTGGAACCAGGAACGCCTTGTGGTGAAGGCTTAACTGAAGCCGCGGCCCAACAAATGGGCTTGCTAGCAGGAACTCCTGTCGCCGCTGGTATGATAGATGCTCACGCAGGCGGTATTGGTACTGTTGGCGTTAATGGCGATGCAACCGCCAATATGGCATATGTATTTGGTACCTCTTCATGCACAATGACAACCACCAAAGAACCTGTATTTATACCGGGTGTATGGGGGCCCTATTTCAGTGCAATGGTACCGGGTATGTGGCTAAATGAAGGTGGCCAAAGTGCGGCTGGCGCAGCAATTGACCAGCTACTTTCCTTGCATCCCGCTTTTGCACAAGCAAAACTCACGGCAAAAGAGCAAGGTAAACCTTTGCCTGTTATGTTAGCGGATTTAGTATTAGAAAAAGCATCTTCACCATCACAGTCTGTTGAGCTAGCTGAAAAAATACACGTAGTTCCTGAGTTTTTAGGGAACCGAGCACCTTTTGCCGACCCTCATGCCAGAGCCGTCATTGCTGGATTAACCATGGATAACAGCATGGAAAATTTACTTTCTTTCTATGTTGCTGGTGTGTGTGGAATTGGCTATGGATTACGACAAATCATTGAAGCACAAGCAAATTCTGGTGCTGCGATTGAAAATATTGTTGTCAGTGGCGGTGCTGGTCAACACCCGTTGATCCGCCAGCTACTTGCTGATGCGTGTGGTGTCCCAGTGATTTCAACACAAGCCAGTGAGCCTGTATTGCTTGGCTCTGCAATCCTTGGAGCAGTTGCAGGGAAAGTCTGTGAGGATGTCGCACAGGCTATGGATCAATTTAGTGCGATTGACTTAACCTACCAAGCAAATAACGCTTATAAGACTCGTCATGATGCAAGATTCGCCTCTTTCTTGCATTTGCAACAATGCGCTAGAGAGTTAAAAGGTTAA
- the fetB gene encoding iron efflux ABC transporter permease subunit FetB: MHQPTISNESLTFSILLVLVAIFISHKEKLSLEKDIIWSTCRAIIQLLIAGYILTYIFRVDHELLTIALVMFICVNAAWNAKKRSKYIDKIYVTALIAISSGTFLTLLILILTNAIAFTPMQVIPITGMIAGNAMIAVGLCFNNLGQRFSSQQQQIQEMLSLGAPPKIASASIIRDSIRASLIPTVDSAKTVGIVSLPGMMSGLIFAGVDPLQAVKYQIMVTFMLLGTASLSTILAGYMTYTKFYNQRHQLLVTTLNK, from the coding sequence GTGCATCAACCAACGATTTCCAATGAATCACTAACCTTTTCTATCCTGTTAGTCCTAGTGGCTATTTTTATTAGCCATAAAGAAAAACTGTCCCTTGAAAAAGATATTATCTGGAGTACTTGCCGAGCGATTATTCAACTGTTGATCGCAGGCTATATTCTAACATACATATTTAGAGTGGATCACGAATTGCTCACGATTGCATTGGTGATGTTTATTTGCGTCAATGCCGCGTGGAACGCTAAGAAAAGAAGTAAATATATTGATAAAATTTATGTTACCGCATTAATAGCCATTAGCTCTGGTACATTTCTTACATTGTTAATTCTGATATTAACCAATGCCATCGCATTTACGCCTATGCAGGTCATTCCTATAACGGGAATGATTGCGGGTAACGCCATGATTGCTGTAGGGCTATGCTTTAATAACCTTGGTCAACGGTTTTCAAGCCAGCAACAACAAATTCAAGAAATGTTAAGTTTGGGGGCGCCCCCAAAAATTGCTTCCGCATCTATAATTCGCGACAGTATTCGTGCATCACTGATCCCAACGGTGGACTCAGCCAAAACAGTCGGAATTGTCAGCTTACCGGGTATGATGTCAGGGCTGATTTTTGCTGGAGTTGACCCGTTACAAGCCGTTAAGTACCAGATTATGGTGACTTTTATGCTGTTAGGCACAGCCAGCCTTTCGACCATACTAGCTGGGTATATGACCTATACAAAATTCTATAACCAACGCCACCAATTATTGGTTACAACACTGAATAAATAA
- the fetA gene encoding iron efflux ABC transporter ATP-binding subunit FetA: protein MEESNLLLQLNNIGYSIEQKTILDNVQINLQAGDFKLITGPSGCGKSTLLKIVASLISPTQGTIKFQGKDITTILPETYRQQVSYCTQTPTLFGQTVYDNLVFPYQIRKLPFNKDKVISDLQLFSLHPSILEKGINELSGGEKQRVSLIRNLQFLPQVLLLDEITSALDEENKIKVNEFIHHLASDKKIGVLWVTHDQDEIAHTNEIITLPVHHTES from the coding sequence ATGGAAGAAAGTAACTTACTATTACAACTGAATAACATTGGCTATAGTATTGAGCAAAAAACAATTCTTGATAATGTGCAGATTAACTTACAGGCAGGCGACTTTAAGCTGATTACGGGCCCTTCTGGCTGTGGTAAAAGTACCTTATTAAAAATAGTGGCCTCGTTAATTTCCCCCACTCAAGGAACAATCAAGTTTCAAGGGAAAGATATCACTACCATCCTCCCAGAGACGTATCGTCAGCAGGTTTCATACTGTACTCAAACGCCTACTTTATTTGGGCAAACCGTGTATGACAACCTCGTTTTTCCGTATCAAATCCGAAAATTGCCATTTAATAAAGACAAAGTCATCAGTGATTTACAGCTGTTTTCTCTGCATCCTTCTATTTTAGAGAAAGGGATCAATGAGCTCTCTGGAGGGGAAAAACAGCGAGTGTCACTTATTCGAAACTTACAATTTCTTCCGCAAGTCTTGCTATTAGATGAAATCACCAGTGCCCTAGATGAAGAAAATAAAATTAAAGTGAACGAATTTATTCATCATTTAGCAAGTGACAAAAAAATAGGGGTGCTATGGGTAACTCATGACCAAGATGAAATCGCTCATACCAATGAAATTATTACGCTTCCTGTTCACCACACCGAATCATAG
- a CDS encoding MFS transporter, translated as MIINKLSKVTGFSPKLLLGYFGVLIFMMGEGLEQGWLSPFIISRGMSIEESSLLFSVYGFFAAVAAWLSGVLAEIYTARRVMIFGFVMFVIGSIIFLSVGLPSNSLSIMIPTYALRGFGYPMFAYGFLVWVAYEAPIKKLGSAVGIFWFVYSGGLGVLGVMYSSYALPVLGEMATLWSGLIFVTIGAFIAIALNRNKAGDTTDSPKEKVSLSYVFKGITIAFENPKIGLGGIVRTINTSAAYGFVIFMPMFLADFGFSRTEWLHIYAALWTVNIAFNLIFGVVSDRIGWRNIVIWFGCVGCMVCTLMFYYVPYYFGHNYTLMMIAAGLFGACLAGYVPLSAIMPSLAPENKGAAMSVLNLGAGLSTFVGPALVGLFISSVGAFGVIWIFSGLYLFSAILMKFITVPEELLEQTAKMQLTPENK; from the coding sequence ATGATAATCAATAAACTGTCTAAAGTAACGGGGTTTTCACCAAAGTTACTACTTGGCTATTTTGGCGTCCTGATCTTTATGATGGGGGAAGGCCTAGAACAAGGCTGGCTGTCACCTTTTATAATTAGCCGTGGAATGAGTATTGAAGAATCATCATTACTATTTAGTGTGTATGGTTTTTTTGCTGCTGTCGCCGCGTGGTTGTCCGGTGTGTTGGCTGAAATTTATACCGCCCGTCGTGTGATGATTTTTGGTTTTGTGATGTTTGTCATTGGCTCGATTATTTTCTTGTCTGTTGGCTTACCGAGTAACAGCCTGTCTATCATGATCCCAACCTATGCGCTGCGTGGTTTTGGTTATCCAATGTTTGCCTATGGCTTCTTAGTTTGGGTAGCCTATGAGGCGCCAATTAAAAAACTGGGCTCTGCAGTCGGGATCTTCTGGTTTGTTTATAGTGGCGGACTCGGTGTTTTAGGCGTGATGTATTCAAGTTATGCGTTGCCAGTTTTAGGTGAAATGGCAACGTTATGGAGTGGACTGATTTTTGTCACTATCGGGGCATTTATTGCTATCGCGCTTAACCGCAACAAAGCGGGAGATACAACGGACTCACCGAAAGAAAAAGTATCGCTCAGCTATGTATTTAAAGGGATCACCATCGCGTTTGAAAACCCCAAAATTGGTTTAGGTGGCATTGTTCGTACTATTAATACCTCTGCAGCGTACGGTTTTGTGATCTTCATGCCAATGTTTCTTGCTGACTTTGGTTTTTCCCGCACAGAGTGGTTACATATCTACGCAGCACTTTGGACAGTGAACATCGCTTTTAATCTGATCTTTGGTGTTGTCAGTGACCGTATTGGTTGGCGCAATATTGTGATTTGGTTTGGTTGTGTCGGCTGTATGGTTTGTACCTTAATGTTTTACTACGTGCCTTATTATTTTGGGCACAATTATACCCTGATGATGATTGCCGCTGGGTTATTCGGCGCATGTCTTGCCGGATACGTACCGCTTTCAGCCATCATGCCGAGTTTAGCGCCTGAAAATAAAGGCGCTGCAATGTCAGTACTTAACTTAGGTGCAGGCTTAAGTACTTTTGTCGGACCTGCATTAGTTGGGCTCTTTATTAGTAGTGTTGGAGCCTTTGGCGTGATTTGGATCTTCTCAGGGCTCTATTTATTTAGTGCGATATTGATGAAATTTATTACTGTGCCGGAAGAATTACTTGAACAGACGGCAAAGATGCAGCTAACACCAGAAAATAAGTAA